The following DNA comes from Streptomyces sp. NBC_00273.
ACCTCGCCCACCGGGGCCGAGGTGACCTACGACCTGAAGGTCGGCGACGAGACGGTGCTGCCCGGCAGCAAGGGGACCGTGGTGTTCGAGGACGGGGTCTGGAAGGTCTCCCTGAAGACCCTCTGCGCGCTCGTAGAGCTCAGCGGCGCCGAGGCGCCACCGCTGCTCTGCTGAGGTCCGGCCGGTCACGGAGCGCTGGCAGACTCTGGGGATGCTCGATACCTCCGCACGACTGCTGCGCCTGCTGTCCCTGCTGCAGGCCCACCGCGAATGGACCGGGGCCGATCTCGCGGACCGCCTCGGGGTCACCGCGCGGACGGTCCGGCGCGACGTGGACCGGTTGCGGGAGCTCGGGTACCCGGTGAACGCCAGTCCCGGGACCGGCGGCGGCTACCAGTTGGGCGCGGGGGCCGAGCTGCCGCCGCTGCTGCTGGACGACGAGGAGGCCGTGGCCGTCGCCGTGGGCCTGCGGACCGCCGCCGGCAACGGGATCGAGGGCATCGGGGAGTCCTCCGTACGCGCCCTCGCGAAGCTGGAGCAGGTGCTGCCGTCGCGGCTGCGCCGCAGGGTGTCCGCGCTCAACGAGTTCACCGTGCCCATGCTGCGCGGCGCCCAGCGGTCCACCGTGGACCCTTCGGTGCTGACCGAGCTGGCCTCGGTCTGCCGGGACGGCGAGCGGCTGCGCTTCGGGTACCGCGACCACGAGGGGAACGTCACCCGCCGCACCGTCGAGCCGCACCGACTGGTGTGCACCGAGCGGCGCTGGTACCTGGTCGCCTGGGACCTGGACCGGGAGGCGTGGCGGACCTTCCGCGCCGACCGGATCGAGCCCAGGCCTCCGCACGGACCGCGGTTCCCCCCGCGCCCGGCGCCCGCCGAGGACCTCGCCGCCTACGTCTCCGAGGGCGTGTCGCAGCGGGTGTACGCGACCCGCGCGGTGGTGCGGCTGAAGGTTTCGGCGCAGGAGGCGGCACGGATCGTCGGGCCCAGCGACGGGGTCCTGGAACCCGTCGACGGGCAGAGCTGTCTGCTGCGCACCGGGGCGGTGAACCTGGACGTTCTGGTGATTCACGTCATGCTGCTCGGTTGTGAGTTCGAAGTGGTCGAGCCGCCGGAGCTGACGGATCGGATCAGAGCCGCGCGGGATCTCTTGGGCAGGGCCGTGGAGGCCGGAGAAGTGAAGGGAATGTAGGGGAGCTGAGGGGGATTCAACTGGTCTGGTCCAAGCGGATCATGGCAATCCCGGACACGAATTCGGCCGTGTTCGACACAAATTCCAAACCGTCTGAACCCCGGGCGTGTCGCGGACCGGTAAACAATTTGCGGCTGTTGATATTCTGTGACACAAGCGTGACCCGGGACGGACGAACGTCCGGGCGTGGCGCTGACGAACGGCGAAGGCGGGCCGGGTCCGAGGACCCGGCCCGCCTTCGTGTGTCGCGGGGAGAGGTGGTGCGTACCGCCCCCGCGGTGGGATGGTCAGCCGCCGGCGACCGGACGGGCCGCGGCCCCCCGGGCGGTGGCCCGTTCGGTGTGCGCCGGGCGGCGGCTGCCGTTCGGCGTGACCGGTGTCCGCTCGGAGCGGATCACGTGCGGGCGGCCGGCCGGGTGCACGGCGGGCCGGGCGGTGGGGGAGTGCGCGGTGGCGGTGGTCGGCGCGGCCGCAGTGGTCGTGACGGGCTGCGGGACCGGCTCCTCGGCGGTGGCGGTGGCGGCCTCGGTGGGGCTCCGCAACTGCCACTTGCCGCCCGCCGAGAGCAGCGGGGTGAGCGCGGAGACGACCGGCGCGGGCATCCGTCCGGTCTCGGCGCGGCGGCGCAGCAGCTCGCGCACGTCGAAGACGTAGGCCTCGGTCCGGGCGATGAGCGGCTCGAACCAGGGGAGGGCCAGCAGGATCAGCAGGCCCGCGGACCACCCGAGCAGGACGTCGCTGACCCAGTGGGTGCCGAGGTACACGGTGGTGGCGCCGACGCTCAGCGAGACGACCGCGGACACCACGGACAACACCCGACGGGTGACCCCGGTGGAGGCCAGGTAGGCCAGGATCCCCCAGGTCACCACGGCGTTGGCGGTGTGACCGGAAGGGAATATATCGCCCCCGGCGAAGAGTTCGGCGGATCCGATCTCCGTGGCGTAGTGCGGACCGAGCCGGCCGAGGCCGAGCTTGACGGACCCGACGGTGATGTTGAGCAGCAGCAGCGCCACGCCGAGGGTGATCAGCGGGCGGAGGGTGTGCTGCCGCCAGGAGCGCCAGCCGAGCCAGGCGGCGACCATGACCGCGGTGGGTCCGCGCTGGCCCAGTACGACCAGGTAGTCGAGGAAGGCGTGCAGCTGCGGCCACTGCTCGTAGGGCCGGAAGAACATGATCTGCCAGTCCAGGCGGACCAGCCAGGAAGTGGTCAGTACCGCGACCACGATTGCGAGATAGAAGGCGAGGGTCGATCCCAGGAGTACGACGCGGTGCCGGCTCATCTGCGGGGTTTGCAGATGAGCCGGTCGCTCTGGTTCCCGGTCCAGCCGGGCGAACACCCGCTCCAGACGGGTCAGGATTTGGTCGGTACGCACTCAATCGACGTTACCGCCCGCCGCTGGTCGGCCCGGGCGAATCGAGCGCTTTGTGATGACCATGTGATGTGGAGTTGGTCTCACGCGAGGCTTAATTCCCGCTATTTCGACAGTGGTTGGTCGCCTCTCGATCCGCGACCTCGGTGAATTGTTTCGGTCGCTTATCCGGACTTTATTGCCGCGCGGGCCATTTCTTTTGCTGAAAGATGGACCGGAATGATCCATTCCGTGATGTGGGGGTCCTATGGAGGACCCGAGCCGTTCAGCCAGAACGCCCCGTAGACCGCCGAGGCCAGCGCCAGCGCGCCCACCACCGAGGCCGCCCGCCCGGTCCGCCAGCGCGCCAGCGCCACCGCCGGCGGCAGCATCAGCGGGAAGGCCGGCAGCAGCAGCCGCGGCTTGGAGCCGAAGTACCCGGACGCGCACAGCGCCAGCGCCACGACGATCCCGCAGTACACGAGCAGCGGCACCGGCTGCCGCTGCCGGACGCACTTCCCGTACAGCCAGAGCACCAGCACGACCCCCGCGATCAACCCCACCCCGGCGAGGAACGCGGACGAGGCCAGCTTCGCCCCGACGAACCGCGCGAACGCCCAGCCGCCGTCGAAGCCGTTGCCCCAGCCGCCCTGCACGTCCAGGTAGCCCAGCAGGCCGCCCCCGGTGCGCGCGCCGACCCACAGCACGTACGCCGCCGCGCCCGCCGGAGCCAGCACCGCCCCCGCGACCGTCCGCCAGGACCGCTCCCCGCGCCGCCAGGCCGTCGCGGCGGCCACCCACACCGCCGCGACCACCGCCGCGCCGACCGGGCGGGTCAGCCCGGCGCCGGCCGCCAGCAGTCCCGCCGTCAGCCACCGTCCGCGCAGGGCCCCGTAGAGCGCCCAGGCGGCCAGGGCCGTGAACAGCGACTCGCTGTACGCCATGGACTGCACGATGCCGACCGGCAGCGCCGCCCAGACCGCGACCGCGAACACCCCGGCCCGGCGGCCGTGGACCAGATCGGCCACCGCGAAGATCCCCCAGGCCGCGGCGAGCCCCGCGACCACCGACACCACCAGACCCGCGGAGCCGTACGAGAGCCCGGTCGGGGCGGACACCACCCGCTCCAGCCACGGCAGCAGCGGGAAGAACGCCAGGTTCGAGTGGACGTCCCCGTTCGGGAGGAGCACCTCGTACCCGTACCCCTCCGCGGCGATGCGGGCGTACCAGAGCGAGTCCCAGCGGGCCGACAGCAGCGTGTGCGGGCTGCTGCCGACCGCCGCGCCCCACACCGCGAGCACGGTCAGCCCGAGCAGCCGCACCGCCGCGCAGGCGGCCAGTGCGGGTGCGGCCCGGCGAAATCCAAGATCTTCCACAGGCACGATTATCGGTGGCGGCGGCCGTACCCCCCCCCAAGGGCCGGAGCCGGGGCGGAAAGCGCGGTGGCGCAGAAACCACGGGCCGTGAGCGCGCGTGTACACGGGGGAAGGATGACGGCGAAGGGAGTGGCATACGCCACACGGGGGCCTCCGCCGGGATGAGAGCTTGACCACGTGTGGGGCAGACGAACTCGCGTACGCTGACCGTTCACTCGCGTGTCGATGCCGGACCCCGTTGGACGCCGCACAGCGCACCACCCCCCGTGGCTCCACAAGACGCTGGTCCGCCGAGCCCGAGGGATCACCTGGGAGGTACATGCATGTCGGGGACGAACGCGGCCGGGGTCCGGACCCCTTCCCCCTGGCAGCGGCTGGGCGCCGCCTCCGGTGGGAGCAACCGCTGGGTCGTCCTGGCGGTGCTCTGCGTCAGCCTGGTCCTCGTCGCGCTCGACGCGACGATCCTGCACGTCGCCGTCCCCTCCGTCACCGAGGACCTGCGCCCCGGTTCGATCGAGCTCCTGTGGATCGTCGACGCGTACCCACTGGTCTGCGCCTCGCTGCTCATCCTCTTCGGCACCCTCGGTGACCGGGTCGGCCGACGCCGCATCCTCCTCCTCGGCTACGGACTCTTCGGCGTGGCCTCCGCGATAGCGGCCCTCGCCGACAACGCCCAGGTGCTCATCGCCGCGCGCGCCCTGCTCGGCATCGGCGGCGCCATGATCATGCCCGCCACCCTGTCGATCCTGCGGCAGGTCTTCCCCGACCGGCGCGAGCGGGCGCTCGCCATCGGCATCTGGACCGCAGTCGCCGCCATCGGCGCGGCCAGCGGCCCGGTGCTCGGCGGCTTCCTCGTCCAACACTTCTGGTGGGGATCCGTCTTCCTCATCAACATCCCGCTGATGGCACTGATCCTGCCGCTCGGCCGCTGGCTGCTGCCGGAGTCCCGCGGCTCCGCCGACGGGCCGTGGGACGTGCTCGGCGCACTGATGGCCGCCGCCGGTGTACTCGGCACGGTGCTCGGGATCAAGCGGCTGGGCGCCGAGCGGCGGCTCCTCGACGCCGAGGCGCTGCTCCCGCTGCTGATCGGCGTGGCGCTGCTCGTGTTCTTCGTACGGCGGCAGAAGCGGCGCGAGCACCCGCTGATCGACATGCGGATGTTCTCGCGCGCCGCCTTCTCCACCTCGGTCGGCTGCATCGTCCTCGCCATGCTGGCCCTGGTCGGCCTGGAGCTGATCGCCGTCCAGTACCTCCAGCTGGTGCTGCACCTCAGCCCGCTGGAGACCGGCCTGCGCCTGCTGCCGCTGACCTTCGCCGCCATGGCCGCGGGCGCCACCGGC
Coding sequences within:
- a CDS encoding helix-turn-helix transcriptional regulator; this translates as MLDTSARLLRLLSLLQAHREWTGADLADRLGVTARTVRRDVDRLRELGYPVNASPGTGGGYQLGAGAELPPLLLDDEEAVAVAVGLRTAAGNGIEGIGESSVRALAKLEQVLPSRLRRRVSALNEFTVPMLRGAQRSTVDPSVLTELASVCRDGERLRFGYRDHEGNVTRRTVEPHRLVCTERRWYLVAWDLDREAWRTFRADRIEPRPPHGPRFPPRPAPAEDLAAYVSEGVSQRVYATRAVVRLKVSAQEAARIVGPSDGVLEPVDGQSCLLRTGAVNLDVLVIHVMLLGCEFEVVEPPELTDRIRAARDLLGRAVEAGEVKGM
- a CDS encoding MFS transporter — its product is MSGTNAAGVRTPSPWQRLGAASGGSNRWVVLAVLCVSLVLVALDATILHVAVPSVTEDLRPGSIELLWIVDAYPLVCASLLILFGTLGDRVGRRRILLLGYGLFGVASAIAALADNAQVLIAARALLGIGGAMIMPATLSILRQVFPDRRERALAIGIWTAVAAIGAASGPVLGGFLVQHFWWGSVFLINIPLMALILPLGRWLLPESRGSADGPWDVLGALMAAAGVLGTVLGIKRLGAERRLLDAEALLPLLIGVALLVFFVRRQKRREHPLIDMRMFSRAAFSTSVGCIVLAMLALVGLELIAVQYLQLVLHLSPLETGLRLLPLTFAAMAAGATGSYTLGRVGPRLMVSLGFVLTACAVLLLTLMGQQDRPLLLTVGFILLGFGLQTTLFAAYESMLSEAPAATAGGAASIGETSYQLGAGMGIALLGSVMNAAYRPGLMDVPGVSAADSAGAANSLGEAYQIAAHLGGPAGASLHAAARQSFVHGLHVTLLVSAVLLFAGAVMALKLPRAMECGAAEDEAAEVRLPAQAKGEVRAAPASVEQAG
- a CDS encoding phosphatase PAP2 family protein translates to MRTDQILTRLERVFARLDREPERPAHLQTPQMSRHRVVLLGSTLAFYLAIVVAVLTTSWLVRLDWQIMFFRPYEQWPQLHAFLDYLVVLGQRGPTAVMVAAWLGWRSWRQHTLRPLITLGVALLLLNITVGSVKLGLGRLGPHYATEIGSAELFAGGDIFPSGHTANAVVTWGILAYLASTGVTRRVLSVVSAVVSLSVGATTVYLGTHWVSDVLLGWSAGLLILLALPWFEPLIARTEAYVFDVRELLRRRAETGRMPAPVVSALTPLLSAGGKWQLRSPTEAATATAEEPVPQPVTTTAAAPTTATAHSPTARPAVHPAGRPHVIRSERTPVTPNGSRRPAHTERATARGAAARPVAGG